A genomic window from Shewanella vesiculosa includes:
- a CDS encoding LysR substrate-binding domain-containing protein produces the protein MRKLPPLRALQIFEAAARHAHFSRAATELCITQSAVSHQVRLLEAHFGERLFSREGRQLCLTSKGSVLYHELERIFNELNDLSMQITGDSNDQLRLAVYSSFAIKWLIPRLSDFHRLHPQIKIRLDMITDDPLMSDSVADMFITGQSGQPGYVHRMLHQERLIPVICPGLLNTDLSALSVLRQHALLTVDEGPLGFDWERWLTVNGISIAATQQQHVFSHVLLAIEAAIAGQGIALASDFMVERDISKGALVALDLPAMLTGFEFNFSCKQRRLKEPAIAAFVQWLTKK, from the coding sequence ATGCGCAAACTTCCACCACTGAGGGCACTACAAATATTTGAAGCGGCTGCAAGGCATGCGCACTTTTCTCGGGCGGCAACTGAGCTTTGTATTACTCAAAGTGCGGTATCGCATCAAGTGAGGCTGCTTGAAGCTCATTTTGGTGAACGATTATTTAGCCGCGAAGGCAGGCAACTCTGTTTAACCAGTAAAGGCAGTGTGCTTTATCATGAGCTAGAACGAATATTTAATGAGCTGAATGATTTAAGCATGCAAATCACTGGAGACAGTAATGATCAACTCCGTTTAGCGGTATACAGTTCATTTGCCATTAAGTGGCTCATCCCTCGCTTAAGCGATTTCCATCGATTGCATCCACAAATTAAAATTCGCCTAGATATGATCACCGACGACCCACTGATGAGTGATAGTGTGGCTGATATGTTTATTACTGGCCAAAGTGGCCAACCCGGTTATGTGCATCGCATGTTACACCAAGAGAGACTGATCCCAGTGATCTGTCCTGGGCTGCTCAATACCGACCTCTCGGCGCTGAGTGTATTACGTCAGCATGCATTACTTACCGTTGACGAAGGGCCATTAGGCTTTGATTGGGAGCGTTGGTTAACCGTTAATGGCATTAGCATAGCCGCGACACAACAACAGCATGTATTTAGTCATGTGTTGTTAGCCATTGAAGCGGCAATTGCCGGTCAGGGTATCGCGCTAGCGTCAGATTTTATGGTAGAGCGAGATATTAGTAAGGGAGCATTAGTCGCGCTTGACTTACCCGCTATGTTGACTGGCTTTGAATTCAATTTTAGCTGTAAACAACGACGTTTAAAGGAACCTGCTATCGCTGCGTTTGTGCAATGGTTAACCAAAAAATAA
- a CDS encoding DMT family transporter: MKSTIAIGMMLLVVGNLFSAMYDVSIKWLPEGSSAATFLLIRQLTSVFMLLPLWLAANKPTSRHVKVHLVRANTGAIGAVCLVMGLIALPIATVSSLFYSAPLMIVLMGFLFLKETVTTAHWLAAILGFIGIIILLRPTEINWFGIAVLISAFTFAINQLALRKLPSTESPIVTLMLYNLLSMPLVFVMALVQGIEGISVSLVVIAVLSNVFLLAYQWFCALAYRQAQASQIVVAEYTGLLFCVFLGWLFFDEWLDGLSWLGASFIVLPSLVIPWIQAKRSQKKFIEQNAG, translated from the coding sequence ATGAAATCCACAATCGCCATCGGCATGATGTTATTGGTCGTCGGTAACCTTTTTAGTGCTATGTATGATGTGTCTATAAAATGGCTTCCAGAGGGCAGTAGCGCTGCAACATTTCTGTTAATTAGACAGTTAACATCAGTATTCATGTTGCTGCCTTTGTGGTTGGCGGCTAACAAACCAACCAGCCGCCACGTAAAGGTGCATTTAGTGCGGGCTAATACCGGCGCTATTGGCGCTGTATGTTTAGTTATGGGCTTAATTGCGCTACCGATTGCTACAGTGAGTTCGTTATTTTACTCAGCACCATTAATGATTGTATTAATGGGATTTTTGTTTTTGAAAGAAACCGTTACTACAGCGCATTGGTTAGCGGCTATTTTGGGGTTTATTGGCATTATTATTTTACTGCGCCCAACTGAAATTAACTGGTTTGGTATTGCGGTATTAATTTCAGCATTTACGTTTGCGATTAACCAGTTGGCACTGCGCAAGTTACCTAGCACAGAAAGTCCAATCGTTACGCTAATGCTTTATAATTTGCTCAGCATGCCGTTAGTTTTTGTGATGGCCTTAGTACAAGGCATAGAGGGAATAAGTGTTTCTTTAGTGGTCATCGCAGTGTTAAGTAACGTATTTTTACTCGCATACCAGTGGTTTTGTGCCTTAGCGTATCGTCAAGCGCAAGCCAGTCAAATTGTGGTGGCAGAATATACAGGTTTGTTGTTCTGTGTTTTCTTGGGCTGGTTATTTTTTGACGAATGGCTTGATGGACTAAGTTGGTTAGGCGCTAGTTTTATTGTGTTACCGTCACTGGTTATCCCTTGGATACAAGCCAAAAGATCGCAAAAAAAATTCATCGAGCAAAATGCAGGATGA